The sequence agggcTGGAAAGCTTGTAACCAGTAGGAACTTGCTAAACATTTACCTCTTggagatttgattttttgtttaggTTGGTGCCTAACACCCACAAGcatataacttaattaaaaattactagAAAGGAGAGGTGACTTGTGAAGGGAGACATGCTAATGCCATATGAATCTCATCTCTAACATGCAATTCTAGGGACTTCTTTATCATGTagaaattagaagaagaaaaaactgttGGCCCCTTTTGATCTGAAATTAAACTAAACTAGAATTGTCATCAGGTTATTGTCGCCATTCATTTGTTGTGCTACCGCCTGCCCAAAACGCACCATGATCTGTTCCTCTTGTGCTGTTCATGTGAGAGAAAGAAATGCACGACAACTTCTTGTTGGGATGCATGTTTGAGCTATCAAAATCACACGTTGTGCCTTctcatttgtgtttttctttaggAATCTGATATTATTGTGTATATGGGTCTACATGTAGGTATTTCTTGCAGGTGTCCTGGGCAACAAAGTTGACTTTATTCTTGAAGGGCAATGCTATAGCCTATAATGGATATATTTGATCTATTTATcgcatgttcttttcttttttatttctttttggttgATATGCTTGACCGTGTTAAGTTCTCTTTTGATTTCAGGACAAAAAGGCTTAGGGTTCAAAAAGCTACCGAAAGCCCTTCAATCGACGCATTAAAATAAGATCGAGGTGAGAAGAGAGTCAACAATAGACGTTTTAAGCAAAAATGCTCTGAGTTCCTCAAAATTGCTTACCATGTGTAAGATTagagttcttattttttttttatctcttgtttGATATGCAAAGCCAGGGCAACCTGTCCCCTCAGCTCTCGCATGGTTTGATCGCTACATAGTCAACGGCATCTGGAGATTTTGACTCCTTTTTTGCATTCCTGGGATGATGATGAAAGTTCAGAGGAAGAACTGTTGTATTTTACCCTCCCTGTAAAGGCTATTTCCTCTTGTACACATGCGCAACATTGTTAGGTTAAAGCTTTGCTTCGTGGACTTCTTGCTTGGTATTTTGTGCAATTGTAGTAGGATACACGTGGCGGCAGAAAGGAACTCCTCAAATCCTGTTAGAAAACAGTGGCTTGCACATCTGTTGCCATTACTAGTTTTTAATGTATCTTTTATGTAAAAACAGGTGTAATTCTTGGATTAGCTGCCTGTGTAGAAGTTCTCACTTTCAGCCTGTTGATCTAAAggaaagattttcttttcttttatcttttttaagcACAATGGAATGGTGAAGTTGAGACTTGAGAGCATGCAGCTGCATTTCCTTTGCAAGTACAGATTTTTATAgtcccttaattttttaaaattgatcacgtgaatctattttaaaataaagatttatcttttttaaaatacggTTTACattgaaagcaaataaaaaagataaaataagttaaagactacaaaaacaatttaagctCCATAGTCTACACTCTCCTTGcttataaattttagtttggtctgCATTctattatcttatttattttcaaaaaatagtgtttttgaaaaaaattgaaaatttttaattttttttattaactttaatttaatatatttttagttaaaaaataaaaaaacataattgacatgtattttaatacaaaaaattatttgaagagcAACCATGACAATATTGTTAAAGAAGCTCTAAACCATTTGCTAGTTAATTATGAAGGAATCTCTTGGAGGGGATGGAATACAGCACGATCATCTATAAGTAGAAATAAATGATGCGTTCACAAACTGCGGCGCTGATATGCACTTTGCTTGTGTTAATCCTAAAAGAATGTGGCTAATCTCTGCACCTAAAAAGAATTATCTGATGAATGCTAGAGGTCTTGGTGAACATGTGAGCTCAGCATGAAGTATGAAATATAGCAGCATGTGTCGCTGAATGTGCCAATAAACAACTGTAAAAGCAAGTTTAACCTGTATGGAAGCCTTTCTCTCTGATCAAGCCAGGGAACAAACCTTGTCTGCAAATGAACAGCGACATGTTTGCGGTTAGCGCAGGTTGTAAGGTAAACTGGTATATTAAAGGTAGCCTGAATATATACTTTAATGAAACTTTCATTCGTGGGAGAAAAGAAGTATCACTCTGATAATTACAAGTGtggttctctctcttttctataTATGCTTTTCAAGCTATCAAGTCTAGAGACGATAGCTATCAACtcagaaaggaaaagaaaagaacaggtctaagaaaaagaaaaaaaagagagtaaaagctTGAGAAAAACATGTCCACTTCTATCAAAAGGCAATCATATGAAAAGCTTACCTTGTTTAATGCTACTGCAGCAAAGACGATTGTCATCTATATAGGTTGCTTGGAGACCCATCATCCAGGATCCCACTGATGTATCGTCATGAGCATAAGTCTTTAGAGATGCGCTGCACGTAATAAGTAACCTGGATTAGTTTGTAGCTCACGTGGAGAGTGATGAAATTGTATGATCTTACAGTAACTGAAGTAAAATTCTGCACGTGAATAACACAAGGATGGGCTCTACTCAATCACCAGGACTTCTAATAAGACCATCTGAAGTCTGGTTCTTATACTTCAGAAAAGCATGCTGGGAGACTTCTATCCACTTCACATATGGCTCAATGACCATCATACAAAGAGAGGATTGAGGGCTTCGGACTGCTAATGTAGTAGAACTATACGATCTAATATTGATCCTAGAGTTCCTATCATCTACCAAATTGCAATGAGCTGCAACCCCAAGTCCTGAACCAACCCAAGTCCATCCTCACCACTAAAACTTTAAACATGATTTCAAACTAAAGCTTTCCCAGTTATAGAATTTATAACCAACCTGTTTATGTCAATATACCAAGCTAATTTTTTGGAGAGTATAAGAAGTGAACCAGCCGCATGTCGGAAGTACCTGAAATGATAAGAGATTGATGTTTATCCAATTTCTGGTCATTCAAGCAGTCTTCAAAACCATAAAGTGATGGCACAGATATCAACCAAAATTATCAGTAATACATATATAGGAAACATCTTATTGTGTTGTCATTCACAAGTTCAGCCACTTACGATTTTTCATCTCCAAATTTCCACCATTCAGATTCATACCATGGGCTTTCCCTGAAAAACAACAGAAGGTTATATATCGTTGAAGCAAATTCCAATAACctcaaaattgaaatttgaaatgtTCCGGGGCTGAGAAAAGCTAGGAACCTCAAGCtgctttagaaaaaaataacaaattttcaCATGACTTAAAAGTAAGAATGGGCAAATTGATGACTTTGCCCAAATGAAAGTATGAATGAAATGCACACATGCGTGTAATTGTTGGATCAATACATAATTATAAATGCAACAGAAAAATGGAACAATGCAGGCATGTATCTTTCATGCTTTCCAAACTAGGTAAACGCTCTTGATGGAAATGATATATTAACTTTGCATAAATTCTACCAAGCAGATCAGAATGACAGCACTGAAACATGATGGTGGATAAGTTAGGAGAATAATGCCGTGTAATATGAATTTGATTATTCCAAATATATGGTGAAGGAAAGCCCAAAATTTCCATTAAATACTTAATCAATCTGTAAAGCAGTTGTACCGCATATTTAGATATCTGCAAAGTATCTAGGTAGTGAAACATAATTAGGGAGAAATAATATTAGATAAAACACGTACTCTTCAGTTACAACTTCTCCAGATTTCATACAGCCAATGTAAGCACTAGCTTGACTGCGACGATGTTCAAGAAGTTCAATTAATCCCTCTACACAAGAAAACACAGCAAACAAcaatgaaaaatagttttaatgaataaaagTTGAATATCCTTCGTGTATGTTCAAATAACCAGATAAGACACTGAGATATACCAAGATCAAGGTTAATATTGTTATCAGCTTTTACATAAAATTCCGCATCCCATGTTTGCACAGCAGTGCTAAAGAAGGACTTCACTTTCTTGGGCAATTCTTCTTGAGCCTCCTCATGACCTTCCTGaaacaaaattaatgataaGTGCACTTAAACTCCATCCAGAAGAATCCAAGTAACCAGTGAGAAGAGGAACACCATGCAAATACATTTGATTTAAAGAAAGCAAGTGAGCTTTTTGCATCCAGAGTTAAGTTCAAAATCTAAGGAATATCCAGTGATTATGAACAGGAAAAGGCTTTAATTTGAATCCAGGACATCTAATAAGGAAAGGATAAAACTTTGAAAGGTCAGTGCTAATATTCATAACTACTGAAAGTACATAATACTAGAAAATGTGCATGTGCACATTTAAAAAGATAAGCTATGAAATACAAATTTGCATTGCAGCACGTACAAGAATCAAGAAATCCTTTGTTGAACGATTTTCACCATTGATATTTCGATCTAAGCTATCCCCTCGATTAGCACTGCCAGTTTAAAAGTTATCATAAAATCCATGGCATTAGTAGGTACCTCAACCATAATACTGGTAGtgaaattgaaatcaaaccaagCAAATTgattcatagaaaaaataataaatcatacaCAAATAATACAATAAGACTACAGTGCAAGGGAAAACCTGCGACCAATCACAAAACGGATCACTACTCCTCTttcctcaagtttttttaaggCATCACCtacaaaagaaacaataatgCTGGTCACTTACTTTTCAAGAAGTAAAGTATATATGACTATCGTTCACATTgtgaaaccaacaaaaaaaatgatagacatCCTATGTGGCATGACAGTGTCATAAGTAACAACATTCTGGTTACAGGGATGCAAGCAGAAAATCACAATAAGAAGAAtaaggattttatttattgggtTTATTACCTTCCTAATTATAAAAGATTCTAACCAGAATTTCTTACATTTAGATTGGCCATATTTGGTATATAACATTCATTTTAGATATTTCCAATTTCATGTCTCTTGGTTTAagaatctaattatttttttttatcaatgctttcttttatgtgctttgagtttgttctttatttgttgCACCATGTAGGAAATCAAGAATCAAGATGTTAAGCCAGCAAGGGTAAGTGAGATCTATGATAATAACTATGTATTTGACAAGGAAGGGAAGATAGCAATGTAAGGCAACAGTCATTAAATTCCCACAaacttcaataaaaaagaaggagaacAGAATGACAACGAAGGTTTGtaaaaaacagaggaaatcATTACATAAAAGGGAATCGTCAAGTAAATATTCCACTCTTTCAAAGTCAAAGTATAATGCCATTAGTTGTTGCCTTATTGGATGAAAatcaatggaataaaaaaaatccaacacagtacaaaaccaaacaaaatttgCAACCTTAACAATTATTCAAAAGAGAATATACTACAAAGCCATCATATTATCTATCAAACATCAACTAACCTCTTGGCATCCAAGACCCTCTAAACAGCTTCCGCTTCAAGTGACTACCGAATCCAGTATATACACCAATGACTGCAAGAAACTTTTTACCCGACGAAGACTCATTTAGTGACAGCCGACTTTTTAAGTACCCTTGACTCTTAGCCAACGTCAATTCCATTTCTGCCTCCACTACCCTCCTCTCCAAATCCCTGCAATTAATTAATCACCATCAACAACACCAACTCATatcacagtaaaaaaaaattcaattttgaaaaattcgagaaaaaaaaataaataaataaagaagacagAAAAACATACTTGCATCCTAGCACAACTAGCTTATCTTCGACTGTAAGCAACTTCGGTCTCTGCAAAAAAACATGcgaaaacattacaaaaattaatataatttttcatttctcttatgaatgaataaataaaaaataaaaaaagggatcgATACATGAACCTGAGCTACATTTCTCTGTAGAAGATTAGAAAGTAAAGTTCTGTTCTCTGCGTCTTGCCATAACCTAAACCATAGCCAAACAGAACAAAACAGAAACACACCAATtacaattaaatccataaatcttaattaaaattaatttatttagtatacAACTCTAATCACCACGATCTCAATAAATTATCGCTAAGACATTCGCAATTACAAATTATATCCATTTTTTTCTATGCCAAACACGTCCTAATAAATGCTCATATCGAATATTTTCCAAATTCcatcaataaaattcaaaattagtaTAATTAAATACACAAATTCTCAATAATTATAgcagcattattattattattattatttgatgaatCTGATATCGAGAAACAAATGAAGAAATGATGGAAACAAACAAACCGGCCAGCAACGTAGAGCCAAGCGAAGCAAGAGAAGAAAGTTAGGAAGAGAGAAGTTTTAGAGGTCTGTAACAGCTTCGATCTCCATCGCCGCTCTGGTTTTGTCGATAACGGTATACTGATCTCCATGTCCAAGGTGAGAGAGATACCGTATGTTTATACGTACGCGTAAGTAAGTGGATCGTATATTAACAGGTAAAGAAGAACTATGCGATTTGACGGAGGAATTGGTATGTTGGTTGGTTCTGTCgggatgattattattatttaacaatgGAGGAGGGGGAGCGTTTAAAGAAATAACAGTGAAtagttttgctttgaatttaGATTGTGGAAGCCGTTAGAGAAATTATCGGATGGGAGAATCTGTAGAGTAGTGATGGTACTGAAAAGTCAATTCAACAGCAAGATTAAGTGGATTTCATATTTGTAGAAAATATGAGTATTTgtcataataaaaaatggaaaatgtttttttttccttactaaaatattttcttccaCTTCTTGCTGTTACTTTTTGTATTAAGTTTAAATGAGTGTAAATCTAGGATTAATGTAGAAGATTCTTTCTGTACTTAAGCATGTTTTTccagtgaaaaatatttttttaaaaaaattaattatattttttttaaagaaaaaaagtgtttttaattcaaaagtaaattaaaattttgttgttgatattttagttttatttatttttaatttttaattttttttcttggtagttttatttatttttaatttagtcatttaattctattttattgtatattatttttgtcaatttaatccttattttatttttatttttttcttgattttttttgtaaaatttttattaattttgaattttatcctccaatccaagtttatggtctgttattttttttttttagtttggtccttaattttattttttcatcttgttagttatttttattttcaatttagccttttaattgaaaattttatagttcctctctaatttatttatttatttttatttccatacttattcttttaattaataacttttattttaaatctttttgtgtgattgattattttctcaattttatcttttattatttgatttgtttgtgattgagctttgatatttttctatatacaaAACTTTTAGTCTATTCAGG is a genomic window of Populus alba chromosome 18, ASM523922v2, whole genome shotgun sequence containing:
- the LOC118051260 gene encoding hydroxyproline O-galactosyltransferase HPGT2 is translated as MEISIPLSTKPERRWRSKLLQTSKTSLFLTFFSCFAWLYVAGRLWQDAENRTLLSNLLQRNVAQRPKLLTVEDKLVVLGCKDLERRVVEAEMELTLAKSQGYLKSRLSLNESSSGKKFLAVIGVYTGFGSHLKRKLFRGSWMPRGDALKKLEERGVVIRFVIGRSANRGDSLDRNINGENRSTKDFLILEGHEEAQEELPKKVKSFFSTAVQTWDAEFYVKADNNINLDLEGLIELLEHRRSQASAYIGCMKSGEVVTEEESPWYESEWWKFGDEKSYFRHAAGSLLILSKKLAWYIDINSASLKTYAHDDTSVGSWMMGLQATYIDDNRLCCSSIKQDKVCSLA